A portion of the Rhodococcus pseudokoreensis genome contains these proteins:
- a CDS encoding helix-turn-helix domain-containing protein gives MEKSRREDEVRSARELLIAQGLVRASVPASLVAEEIEQSWRRSVSHRVDPGSGPHILGEIDPDSAILRAAGRILDQWQTNLTDSRMTLFLADEDGRIVSRRIVDTQDERTLDQANAVEGFDFSEQSLGTNGLGTPIESRGIVFVRGTEHFNDALAQLACAGAPIKHPITGRIVGSLSIASHIDVASPLMVAMVRQAGHEIAEALELMADSRDLELARTYRLFRSSRHPVLVMNSETVMTDLPALAHFDAESHAELWEKLRRHRWDQDELQVELPTLGAEALVRRLGRAGQDSIFALEFTAQAATAASGQVSVTHNPDSAAAPAGGVAPDGVASHRTRPDPYGDVQRQLTTSADVDGLIRVVGGPGTGKRHQATRWLRHHTNQEPEVVTAPDLVADDAVWAGGEAALREGRGVVVVGGDDLSDDLRARLEDFARLPRPGVPAVARIIVTERTGDADSPRDGTETVPAAVCVPSLTELREELPDIVRAVAAELFPGAPALRLSPAALQCLLAWHWPGNIAELARLLTDLPYPVRSGLIQTKDLPAHMRQTAWSSLSRYEQAERETIEGALREAGNNKARAAKILGIGRTTLYRKMRALKINADERMIAPGP, from the coding sequence CGTAGATCCCGGGTCCGGACCCCACATTCTGGGGGAAATCGACCCGGACAGCGCCATCCTGCGCGCCGCAGGCCGGATCCTGGACCAGTGGCAGACCAACCTCACCGACTCGCGGATGACCCTCTTCCTGGCCGACGAGGACGGGCGCATCGTTTCCCGCCGCATCGTCGATACCCAGGACGAGCGGACACTGGACCAGGCCAACGCGGTGGAAGGTTTCGACTTCTCCGAACAATCCCTGGGCACCAACGGGCTCGGCACCCCGATCGAATCACGCGGGATCGTATTCGTGCGCGGCACCGAGCATTTCAACGATGCCCTCGCACAACTGGCGTGCGCCGGTGCTCCGATCAAGCACCCCATCACCGGGCGAATCGTGGGCTCCCTGTCCATCGCCTCCCACATCGACGTCGCCAGCCCTTTGATGGTCGCGATGGTGCGGCAGGCCGGACACGAGATCGCCGAAGCGCTGGAGCTGATGGCCGATTCCCGGGACCTCGAACTGGCGCGCACCTACCGGCTCTTCCGGTCCTCGCGGCACCCGGTTCTGGTCATGAACTCGGAAACAGTCATGACGGACCTACCCGCTCTCGCCCACTTCGACGCGGAGTCCCACGCCGAACTGTGGGAAAAGCTACGCCGCCACCGCTGGGATCAGGACGAACTGCAGGTCGAGTTGCCCACACTCGGCGCCGAGGCCCTGGTGCGGCGCCTCGGCCGCGCCGGTCAGGACTCGATCTTCGCGCTGGAGTTCACTGCGCAGGCCGCAACGGCCGCCTCCGGACAGGTGTCCGTCACCCACAACCCGGACAGTGCGGCCGCACCCGCCGGCGGCGTTGCGCCGGACGGTGTGGCGTCCCATCGGACCCGGCCGGACCCGTACGGCGACGTGCAACGGCAACTGACCACGTCCGCCGATGTCGACGGGCTCATTCGCGTCGTCGGAGGCCCCGGCACCGGCAAACGCCACCAGGCAACGAGGTGGCTGCGCCACCACACCAACCAGGAGCCCGAGGTCGTCACCGCCCCCGACCTCGTTGCGGATGACGCGGTCTGGGCCGGAGGGGAAGCCGCGTTGCGGGAAGGCCGCGGGGTCGTCGTGGTGGGAGGAGACGACCTCTCCGACGACCTGCGCGCGCGTCTCGAGGATTTCGCCAGGCTCCCGCGCCCCGGAGTCCCGGCGGTTGCCCGGATCATCGTCACCGAACGCACCGGCGATGCAGACAGCCCTCGAGATGGAACAGAAACCGTTCCGGCCGCGGTATGCGTTCCCTCCCTAACTGAACTGCGCGAGGAGCTTCCCGACATCGTGCGCGCGGTCGCGGCCGAACTGTTCCCCGGCGCGCCGGCACTACGGCTCTCCCCCGCTGCGCTCCAGTGCCTGCTGGCCTGGCACTGGCCCGGCAACATCGCCGAGTTGGCCCGGCTCCTCACTGATCTCCCTTATCCGGTTCGCAGCGGCCTGATCCAGACCAAGGACCTGCCCGCCCACATGCGACAGACGGCATGGTCCTCGCTGAGTCGCTACGAGCAGGCGGAGCGCGAGACGATCGAAGGCGCCCTGCGCGAAGCCGGCAACAACAAGGCGCGCGCCGCCAAGATTCTGGGCATCGGCCGGACCACCTTGTACCGCAAGATGCGGGCCCTGAAAATCAATGCCGACGAACGAATGATCGCACCCGGTCCGTGA